The Peribacillus simplex genome contains a region encoding:
- a CDS encoding GNAT family N-acetyltransferase produces MNWYEKLNQYFPIEEMKSKEHIEVLLEDKQEIYKKDEGPDHVLLYVEGEEFIFVDYLFVSKKSRGQGLGRKLIQKLQKKQKTILLEVEPVQENDDDTFKRLKFYKREGFQHASSISYSRKSLATKEDTPMEILYWPANPSVDEEDVFDFMKEIYSEIHTYKDDDLYGKSYQDVEDVLSLNAGQETDIFKEVQI; encoded by the coding sequence ATGAATTGGTATGAAAAGCTAAACCAGTATTTCCCTATAGAAGAGATGAAATCCAAAGAACATATAGAAGTTCTTTTAGAAGATAAGCAGGAAATATATAAAAAGGATGAAGGTCCTGACCATGTTTTATTGTATGTGGAAGGGGAAGAGTTTATATTCGTTGATTACCTTTTTGTATCAAAGAAATCAAGAGGGCAGGGACTAGGAAGGAAATTGATTCAAAAATTGCAAAAAAAGCAGAAAACGATCTTGCTGGAAGTGGAACCGGTACAAGAAAATGATGATGATACATTTAAAAGGCTGAAATTTTATAAAAGGGAAGGATTCCAGCATGCCTCTTCAATTTCCTACAGCAGAAAATCGCTTGCCACCAAGGAGGATACACCTATGGAAATCCTGTATTGGCCGGCAAATCCATCTGTTGATGAAGAAGACGTTTTTGACTTCATGAAAGAGATTTATTCTGAAATCCATACTTACAAAGATGATGATCTTTATGGGAAATCCTATCAAGATGTTGAGGATGTGCTAAGCTTGAATGCAGGTCAGGAAACGGATATTTTTAAAGAGGTGCAAATTTGA
- the spxA gene encoding transcriptional regulator SpxA — protein sequence MVTLYTSPSCTSCRKAKAWLEEHEIGYKERNIFSEPLTIDEIKEILRMTEDGTDEIISTRSKTFQKLNVNLESLPLQELYKLIKENPGLLRRPIILDEKRLQVGYNEDEIRRFLPRKVRTFQLREAQRMVN from the coding sequence ATGGTAACATTATATACATCACCTAGTTGTACTTCATGCAGAAAAGCAAAAGCATGGTTAGAGGAACATGAGATTGGATATAAAGAAAGAAACATTTTTTCAGAACCGTTAACGATTGATGAGATTAAAGAAATTCTTCGAATGACAGAAGACGGAACCGATGAAATCATTTCAACACGGTCAAAAACTTTCCAAAAGTTAAACGTAAATTTAGAGAGCCTGCCTCTTCAAGAATTATATAAATTGATCAAGGAGAATCCAGGTCTGTTGAGACGTCCAATTATTCTTGACGAGAAACGGCTTCAAGTTGGTTATAATGAAGATGAGATAAGACGCTTTTTACCACGTAAAGTCCGTACCTTCCAGTTACGGGAAGCACAACGTATGGTCAACTAA
- the cls gene encoding cardiolipin synthase produces MKNIVGVGLLILLLVSTWHFLINGVDSGLFFYSSLILTLFLVIVGFNIFMENRDPIQTITWLVIFGAFPFIGFIFYFLFGRNFRKERIFRKKYFLDKQRFVKISDEADYNERIKEMGENPQQLITLANRLGNSPISFQTETRVLRNGEETFSNIIEELKKARHHIHLEYYIVRDDRIGGLLKDILIQKVKEGVEVRFLYDAVGSWKLARSYIDELKDAGAEMVAFGPLHLPLLNNKFNFRNHRKIIVIDGSVGFIGGLNIGDEYLGQDRKFGSWRDTHLIIKGEAVRTLQLIFLQDWYYSTNNSFLSDEYLMAGLPNHHGHGGIQLIGGGPDSEWAIIKSIFFKMITSAEKSVWIASPYFIPDDDILQALKVAALSGLDVRLLVPKNPDKRIVFHASRTYFPELLASGARIFQYNEGFMHSKIIIVDDQLASIGTTNMDMRSFHLNFEVNAFLYRTESTQQLVNDFLEDIKVSQEVEIDAFSKRNFGLKVLESTCRLLSPLL; encoded by the coding sequence GTGAAGAATATAGTTGGCGTCGGTCTGCTTATTCTCTTGTTGGTCAGTACTTGGCATTTTCTAATAAATGGCGTCGATAGCGGGCTGTTTTTTTATTCCAGCCTTATATTGACCCTTTTCTTGGTGATAGTTGGATTCAACATTTTCATGGAAAACCGAGATCCCATCCAGACCATAACATGGCTTGTTATTTTTGGCGCTTTCCCATTCATCGGTTTCATTTTTTACTTTTTGTTTGGCCGTAATTTTCGGAAAGAGAGAATATTTCGCAAGAAGTACTTTTTGGACAAACAGAGGTTCGTGAAAATAAGCGACGAAGCGGATTATAATGAACGAATTAAGGAAATGGGCGAGAACCCTCAGCAGTTAATCACTCTTGCAAATAGGCTAGGGAATAGCCCTATTTCATTTCAGACTGAAACGCGGGTTTTAAGGAATGGTGAGGAGACATTTTCCAATATCATCGAAGAATTAAAAAAAGCCAGACATCATATTCATTTAGAATATTATATTGTTAGGGATGACCGCATTGGCGGACTGTTAAAAGACATCTTGATACAAAAAGTAAAAGAAGGGGTAGAGGTCCGATTTCTCTATGATGCGGTTGGTTCTTGGAAATTAGCGCGCTCTTATATCGATGAACTTAAGGATGCGGGAGCCGAAATGGTTGCCTTTGGTCCGTTGCATCTCCCTTTATTAAATAATAAATTCAACTTTCGTAACCATCGTAAAATAATTGTGATAGATGGCTCTGTCGGTTTCATCGGCGGTCTCAATATTGGGGATGAATATTTGGGACAAGATCGGAAGTTCGGTTCTTGGCGGGATACGCACCTAATCATAAAGGGGGAAGCGGTCAGGACTTTACAGCTCATATTTTTGCAGGATTGGTATTATAGCACCAATAATAGTTTCTTAAGTGATGAATATCTCATGGCCGGACTGCCGAATCATCACGGGCATGGCGGAATTCAATTGATTGGCGGCGGGCCTGATAGTGAGTGGGCGATCATTAAAAGCATTTTTTTTAAGATGATCACTTCAGCAGAAAAGTCCGTCTGGATAGCTTCCCCGTATTTCATTCCTGATGACGATATCTTACAAGCATTGAAGGTGGCCGCTTTAAGTGGTTTGGATGTCAGGCTGCTCGTCCCGAAGAACCCCGATAAACGTATCGTATTTCATGCTTCGAGAACTTATTTTCCCGAATTGCTTGCTTCCGGAGCTCGTATATTCCAATATAATGAAGGCTTCATGCATAGTAAAATCATCATCGTGGATGACCAACTGGCATCAATTGGGACAACCAATATGGATATGAGAAGCTTTCACCTGAATTTCGAAGTCAATGCTTTTCTCTACCGGACGGAAAGTACTCAGCAGCTGGTGAATGATTTTTTGGAAGATATAAAGGTATCCCAAGAAGTGGAGATTGATGCGTTTTCCAAACGGAATTTCGGTTTGAAAGTTTTGGAGTCCACTTGCCGATTGCTTTCGCCCCTTCTTTAG
- a CDS encoding DUF2268 domain-containing protein yields MGVISTDEWLVKDFNRPVQMMERLKSTFNNNIDADMIYHQLLKHGMYSPNQKTKLTWEDLKDNNAWEKTQSLFTAYKKLWGGPDVPIYIFPLMSSGIWNKKVETKSGLAFKDKLFLFYGKGMAEKEMEALLIHEYHHVCRLHHLKKDQKEYTLLDTMIMEGLAERTVGKYLGTKLLAKWTKLYQEDKLREFWNKHLEDKHMIKRTDPLHDVLLLGAKGYPYMLGYCSGYYLVKNFEKLSVKKSFTIQSEEFLSKKS; encoded by the coding sequence ATGGGAGTCATTTCAACCGATGAATGGCTGGTGAAGGATTTTAACCGCCCGGTGCAGATGATGGAAAGACTTAAAAGTACATTCAACAATAACATTGATGCGGACATGATTTATCATCAATTATTAAAGCATGGCATGTATTCGCCGAATCAAAAAACAAAACTCACATGGGAAGACTTAAAGGATAATAATGCATGGGAAAAAACACAAAGCTTGTTTACGGCTTATAAGAAGCTTTGGGGAGGGCCTGATGTTCCCATATATATTTTTCCGCTCATGTCTTCAGGGATATGGAATAAAAAAGTTGAAACGAAGTCAGGGTTGGCATTTAAAGATAAACTATTCCTTTTTTACGGCAAGGGGATGGCCGAAAAGGAGATGGAGGCCCTGTTGATTCATGAATATCATCATGTTTGCCGCCTGCATCATTTGAAAAAGGACCAAAAAGAATACACTCTCCTGGATACGATGATCATGGAAGGACTGGCGGAACGAACGGTGGGAAAATATTTAGGAACAAAATTATTAGCGAAATGGACTAAGTTATATCAGGAAGATAAACTACGGGAATTTTGGAATAAGCATTTAGAGGATAAGCACATGATAAAACGAACAGATCCTCTTCATGATGTGCTCCTTCTTGGGGCGAAAGGATATCCATATATGCTTGGATACTGTAGTGGCTATTACCTGGTGAAAAATTTTGAAAAACTCTCTGTGAAAAAATCATTCACTATCCAATCTGAAGAATTCTTATCAAAAAAGAGTTAA
- the fabF gene encoding beta-ketoacyl-ACP synthase II produces the protein MTNRRVVVTGIGAISPVGNDAETGWKNIIEGKSGIGPLTRLNAEEYPVKVAAEIKDFDIETYINRKEARKMDRFTHYAIAASVMAYNDSKLEITDENAARVGVWIGSGIGGLETLETQHENFLNRGYKRVSPFFVPMMIPDMAAGQVSILLGAKGINSCTVTACATGTNSIGDAFKAIQRGDADVMITGGAEAPITKMSVAGFCANTALSTNPDPQTASRPFDLNRDGFVIGEGAGIIVLEDLEHALNRGAKIYAEIAGYGSTGDAFHITAPAPGGEGGARAMKIAIEDAGLNPEDIQYVNAHGTSTPYNDKYETMAVKEVFGDHANKLAISSTKSMTGHMLGAAGGVEAIFTIQAIRDSILPPTINIETPDPECDLDYVPNQARKGEINAAISNSLGFGGHNATILFKKYQ, from the coding sequence ATGACTAATCGCCGTGTAGTTGTAACAGGTATTGGAGCAATCTCTCCAGTTGGTAATGATGCAGAAACTGGATGGAAGAATATAATCGAGGGGAAATCTGGGATAGGGCCTTTAACTCGTTTGAATGCTGAAGAATATCCCGTTAAAGTGGCTGCTGAAATCAAGGATTTTGATATAGAAACATATATAAATCGTAAAGAAGCACGTAAAATGGACCGATTTACCCATTATGCAATTGCAGCTTCCGTTATGGCTTATAATGATAGCAAACTGGAGATAACCGATGAAAATGCTGCACGTGTCGGGGTCTGGATCGGTTCGGGTATCGGCGGGCTGGAGACACTTGAGACACAGCATGAAAACTTTTTAAACAGAGGGTATAAACGGGTGAGCCCATTTTTCGTACCAATGATGATTCCGGACATGGCAGCTGGCCAGGTTTCTATCTTACTTGGTGCAAAAGGAATCAATTCATGTACGGTAACAGCCTGTGCAACAGGAACTAATTCAATTGGTGATGCGTTTAAAGCCATTCAACGGGGCGATGCCGATGTGATGATCACAGGCGGGGCCGAAGCGCCAATCACAAAAATGTCGGTTGCAGGCTTCTGTGCAAATACGGCTTTATCAACCAACCCTGATCCACAAACGGCTAGCCGTCCTTTTGATCTTAATCGTGATGGTTTCGTTATTGGAGAAGGAGCTGGAATCATCGTTCTGGAAGATCTTGAACATGCATTGAATAGGGGAGCCAAGATTTATGCTGAAATCGCTGGTTATGGCTCAACTGGAGATGCCTTCCATATTACCGCTCCGGCACCAGGTGGAGAAGGCGGGGCAAGAGCGATGAAAATTGCAATCGAGGATGCAGGTTTGAATCCGGAAGACATCCAATATGTGAATGCCCACGGAACGAGTACGCCTTACAATGATAAATACGAAACGATGGCAGTCAAAGAAGTCTTTGGCGACCATGCTAATAAACTTGCAATAAGTTCCACTAAATCGATGACAGGCCATATGTTAGGGGCAGCAGGCGGTGTGGAAGCGATATTCACGATTCAGGCAATTAGGGACAGCATTTTGCCTCCAACCATCAATATTGAAACACCAGACCCTGAGTGTGATTTGGACTATGTTCCGAATCAAGCAAGGAAGGGCGAAATCAATGCAGCCATCAGCAATTCACTTGGATTCGGTGGACATAACGCAACCATTCTTTTCAAGAAATATCAATAA
- a CDS encoding YjbA family protein, producing MLYLHDVWVNWFEGEENGYNICHFHEWRKDDGIELLDQVPLLKVSSTLFHYIENDLSELPKPLLNDVYQKAYARKNHERIQLDYCFIVTDGNGILAVDTIGYHIPIRKSRIIPRQEQIVYDMIENHDEMDYTFTEKPTSEKEYHILSPSPLFMNGLTRKERQLKQLLFMAMDQLFTAKNTAEIRYWYTEWAPEKYESIQEMDFQIAWLELYEEMKEGWSEKHLQLCENLVKGQPFFEKLWQVEAGDSPSIL from the coding sequence ATGCTATATCTTCATGATGTATGGGTTAACTGGTTTGAAGGAGAAGAAAACGGCTATAATATTTGTCATTTTCATGAATGGAGGAAGGATGACGGGATCGAACTACTAGATCAAGTTCCTTTGTTGAAAGTGTCATCAACATTGTTCCACTACATAGAGAACGACTTGTCAGAATTACCTAAGCCATTGCTCAATGATGTTTATCAAAAAGCATATGCAAGGAAAAATCATGAAAGAATTCAGCTTGACTATTGTTTTATCGTGACTGACGGAAATGGGATTTTAGCTGTTGATACGATAGGTTATCATATTCCGATTAGGAAAAGCAGAATAATTCCCCGGCAGGAACAAATTGTTTATGACATGATAGAAAACCATGATGAGATGGATTACACCTTTACTGAAAAACCTACATCTGAGAAAGAATATCATATTTTGTCGCCGTCTCCCTTATTCATGAACGGTTTGACAAGAAAAGAAAGACAACTTAAGCAATTGCTATTCATGGCCATGGACCAATTATTCACTGCAAAAAACACTGCTGAAATCCGCTATTGGTATACAGAATGGGCCCCTGAGAAATATGAAAGCATTCAAGAAATGGATTTTCAGATAGCTTGGCTTGAGTTATATGAAGAAATGAAGGAAGGCTGGTCAGAGAAGCACCTTCAACTTTGTGAAAACCTTGTGAAGGGGCAGCCCTTTTTTGAAAAGCTTTGGCAAGTGGAGGCTGGCGATAGCCCATCGATATTATGA
- a CDS encoding beta-ketoacyl-ACP synthase III produces the protein MNAGILGLGRYLPDKIVTNADLEKIMDTSDEWIRTRTGIEERRIANDDIDTSDMAYEAAKAALKNAEISAEEIDLILVATVTPDQSFPSVACMIQEKLGAMKAAAMDVSAACAGFMYAMITAQQFIKTGAYKHVLIVGVEKLSKVTNWEDRNTAVLFGDGAGAVVLGPVSEGKGVLSFELGADGTGGKHLLQEGDFIHMNGREVFKFAVRQMGESSLGVLDKAGLTKEDVDLLVPHQANIRIMEASRERLNLPLEKMTKTIHKYGNTSSASIPMALVEEMEAGRIKDNDLIVMVGFGGGLTWGAIALRWGK, from the coding sequence ATGAATGCTGGGATATTAGGGCTTGGCCGCTACTTACCCGACAAAATCGTTACAAATGCGGATTTAGAAAAAATTATGGACACTTCCGACGAGTGGATCCGGACTAGGACGGGTATTGAGGAAAGAAGAATTGCAAATGATGATATTGATACATCAGATATGGCTTATGAAGCCGCAAAAGCTGCATTGAAAAATGCGGAAATTTCTGCTGAAGAGATAGATTTAATTCTTGTAGCTACTGTTACACCCGATCAGTCGTTTCCTTCTGTCGCTTGCATGATTCAAGAGAAATTGGGAGCGATGAAGGCAGCTGCAATGGATGTAAGTGCTGCATGTGCCGGTTTTATGTATGCAATGATCACGGCACAGCAATTTATTAAGACAGGTGCATATAAGCATGTGTTGATTGTCGGTGTTGAAAAACTTTCGAAAGTAACCAATTGGGAAGACCGTAACACTGCTGTACTTTTTGGTGACGGAGCGGGTGCAGTTGTACTTGGACCTGTATCTGAAGGCAAAGGAGTCCTTTCCTTTGAATTAGGCGCAGATGGAACCGGTGGGAAGCACTTATTACAGGAAGGGGATTTCATTCATATGAATGGACGTGAAGTATTTAAATTTGCTGTCCGTCAGATGGGTGAATCCAGCCTGGGTGTATTGGACAAAGCTGGTTTGACGAAAGAAGATGTGGATCTGCTTGTCCCGCATCAAGCAAACATACGAATTATGGAAGCCTCAAGGGAACGCTTGAATCTCCCGCTTGAAAAAATGACGAAAACGATTCATAAATATGGAAATACTTCTTCAGCGTCCATTCCAATGGCTCTTGTGGAAGAAATGGAAGCAGGAAGAATCAAGGACAATGACTTGATCGTCATGGTCGGTTTTGGTGGTGGCCTTACATGGGGAGCGATCGCTCTTAGGTGGGGTAAATAA
- a CDS encoding putative glycoside hydrolase codes for MKTMCKWLMTGMCIFLIQQPVHAQGMNETRQVALENKELPASVPRFVFDSGLKFDYPDAVRGIYVTAPAAGGNKLNELIKYVDETDLNAMVIDIKDDRGNVTYKTEDPDSPYAGIGKDYIKNPRAMLKKFEDKQIYPIARVVVFKDSLLAKEKPEWSFLDGEKVWKNGRGEAFVNPFLKEVWDYNVGIAIEAAKMGFKEIQFDYVRFPEGFENKEDDLKYDVGEYDEAKVSHTAKRVQAVTDFVSYARKQLEPYGVEVSVDIFGYAATLPEAPGIGQNFTKISENVDVISSMIYPSHWTSYFGIDKPDLEPYNLVKEYAKLENGKLKELKTPPTSRPWLQDFTASYLGEGNYQRYGKEEVEAQIKALNDNGIDEYLLWNAANRYTKGVDYTP; via the coding sequence ATGAAAACAATGTGTAAGTGGTTGATGACAGGTATGTGCATATTCCTGATTCAACAGCCAGTTCATGCGCAAGGCATGAACGAAACCAGGCAGGTAGCATTAGAAAATAAAGAATTGCCTGCGAGCGTACCGCGTTTTGTTTTTGATTCGGGGTTGAAATTTGACTATCCGGATGCTGTGCGCGGAATATATGTGACAGCACCTGCAGCGGGTGGCAATAAATTGAATGAACTTATTAAATATGTAGATGAAACCGATTTGAATGCTATGGTCATTGACATTAAGGATGACAGGGGGAACGTCACGTATAAAACTGAAGATCCCGATTCTCCATATGCTGGGATTGGTAAAGACTACATAAAAAACCCTAGGGCAATGTTGAAAAAATTTGAGGATAAACAGATTTATCCGATTGCAAGGGTAGTCGTCTTTAAAGACTCCCTTTTGGCTAAAGAGAAGCCTGAATGGTCTTTTTTAGATGGCGAAAAGGTATGGAAGAATGGTCGAGGGGAAGCCTTCGTTAACCCATTCTTAAAAGAGGTATGGGATTATAATGTCGGTATTGCGATTGAAGCGGCAAAAATGGGTTTTAAAGAAATTCAATTTGACTATGTCCGTTTTCCCGAAGGATTCGAAAATAAAGAAGATGATTTGAAATATGATGTCGGTGAATATGATGAAGCGAAAGTTAGTCATACAGCCAAAAGGGTTCAGGCAGTGACAGATTTCGTAAGTTATGCGAGGAAACAACTGGAGCCATATGGAGTGGAAGTGTCAGTGGACATTTTTGGATATGCGGCTACATTGCCTGAAGCTCCCGGAATTGGGCAAAACTTCACAAAAATCTCTGAGAATGTTGATGTAATCTCCTCGATGATCTATCCGAGTCACTGGACATCTTATTTTGGTATCGATAAGCCTGATTTGGAGCCTTATAATCTCGTTAAGGAATATGCGAAATTGGAGAACGGGAAGCTGAAGGAATTAAAAACACCACCTACTTCAAGACCTTGGCTACAAGATTTTACTGCCTCATATTTAGGTGAGGGGAATTACCAAAGGTATGGCAAGGAAGAAGTGGAAGCCCAAATAAAAGCATTGAATGATAATGGTATTGATGAATACTTATTATGGAATGCGGCAAATCGATATACAAAAGGAGTAGACTATACCCCATGA
- a CDS encoding ComZ family protein, translating into MSSDKTLEFMGIAMKYFPEAKAKLEASGIPFTMEMAEPFMELFKSVMQEAYELGKQDAQR; encoded by the coding sequence ATGAGTTCAGATAAAACTCTTGAATTTATGGGAATCGCCATGAAGTACTTCCCAGAGGCTAAAGCGAAGCTTGAAGCAAGCGGGATTCCATTCACAATGGAGATGGCAGAGCCGTTCATGGAGCTCTTTAAAAGCGTAATGCAAGAAGCTTATGAGCTTGGTAAACAAGATGCTCAGCGTTAA
- the mecA gene encoding adaptor protein MecA, which translates to MEIERINDDTVKFYISYIDIEERGFDREEIWYSRERSEELFWEMMDEVHQEEEFMIEGPLWIQVQALEKGLEVLVTKAQLAKDGQKLELPLSDEKLRDLNVSDKMDTLLDQHFHGKDEESGMTFEDGMIEFITTFEDFEDVISLSKRHGLDDWTTKLYVYQNKYYLYIEFSEAEIDEEEIDNVLSLLLEYSQESPITVHMLEEYGKIVIENDVFTTVDKYFA; encoded by the coding sequence ATGGAAATCGAACGCATTAATGACGATACAGTTAAATTTTATATTTCCTATATAGATATTGAGGAAAGAGGCTTTGATCGCGAAGAAATTTGGTACAGCCGCGAGCGAAGTGAGGAACTTTTTTGGGAAATGATGGATGAAGTGCATCAAGAAGAAGAATTCATGATTGAAGGACCCTTATGGATTCAAGTTCAAGCTCTTGAAAAAGGCTTGGAAGTTTTGGTCACAAAAGCCCAGCTTGCCAAAGATGGTCAGAAACTCGAGCTGCCTCTTTCAGATGAAAAGTTAAGGGATTTGAATGTATCAGACAAGATGGATACGCTTCTTGATCAACATTTTCATGGTAAAGATGAAGAAAGCGGCATGACATTTGAAGATGGTATGATTGAATTCATCACGACTTTCGAGGATTTTGAAGATGTCATTTCATTAAGCAAGCGTCATGGCTTGGATGACTGGACGACAAAACTTTATGTTTATCAGAATAAATATTATCTTTATATCGAATTTTCCGAGGCGGAGATTGATGAGGAAGAAATCGATAATGTTTTAAGTCTTTTATTGGAATATAGTCAAGAGTCACCTATAACGGTGCACATGCTTGAAGAGTACGGGAAGATAGTCATCGAAAATGATGTATTCACAACGGTCGATAAATATTTCGCATAG
- the trpS gene encoding tryptophan--tRNA ligase encodes MKRIFSGIQPSGSVTLGNYIGAMKQFVNLQNEYECFFCIVDQHAITVPQDRIKLRKNIKTLAALYLAIGLDPEKNTIFIQSEVPAHAQAGWILQSISYIGELERMTQFKDKSAGKEGVSAALLTYPPLMAADILLYSTDVVPVGEDQRQHLELTRDLAERFNKRHNDIFKIPEISLPTEGARIMSLQEPTKKMSKSDPNKKATIALLDDPKQIEKNIKSAVTDSEGIVRYDKENKAGVSNLMSIYSIFSGKSYSEIEEMYEGKGYGDFKSDLAEVVLGEILPIQERFNELIDSPELDEILDRGAEKANIEANKMIRKMYNGMGLGRKR; translated from the coding sequence TTGAAAAGGATTTTCTCCGGCATTCAGCCATCCGGTTCCGTTACTTTAGGAAATTACATCGGAGCCATGAAACAATTCGTTAACTTACAAAATGAATATGAATGTTTCTTTTGTATTGTTGACCAGCATGCAATTACTGTTCCACAAGATCGCATTAAGTTAAGGAAAAACATTAAAACATTGGCCGCTTTATATTTGGCCATTGGTCTGGATCCTGAAAAGAATACCATCTTCATTCAATCAGAAGTACCTGCGCATGCTCAGGCAGGCTGGATTTTACAAAGTATATCCTATATTGGGGAACTTGAGAGAATGACGCAATTTAAAGACAAATCCGCTGGCAAAGAAGGGGTATCCGCAGCACTGCTTACATACCCGCCGCTGATGGCTGCCGATATTCTCCTTTATAGTACAGATGTGGTTCCTGTCGGGGAAGATCAAAGACAGCATCTTGAATTGACACGCGATTTGGCTGAACGGTTCAATAAAAGGCATAATGACATTTTTAAAATTCCGGAAATCAGCCTCCCTACAGAAGGGGCCCGTATCATGTCCCTTCAGGAACCAACCAAGAAAATGAGCAAATCTGACCCTAATAAAAAGGCGACGATTGCCTTATTGGATGATCCGAAGCAAATCGAAAAAAATATAAAAAGCGCAGTTACCGATTCGGAAGGAATTGTCCGTTATGATAAGGAAAACAAAGCGGGTGTTTCCAACCTGATGTCCATATACTCCATCTTCAGTGGAAAATCCTATTCAGAAATTGAAGAGATGTATGAAGGTAAAGGTTATGGTGACTTTAAGAGTGATTTGGCTGAGGTGGTTCTTGGAGAAATCCTACCAATCCAGGAACGCTTTAATGAATTGATCGATTCACCTGAATTGGATGAGATACTGGACCGCGGTGCAGAAAAGGCGAATATTGAAGCCAATAAAATGATCAGAAAAATGTATAATGGCATGGGACTTGGCAGAAAGAGATAA
- a CDS encoding competence protein CoiA: protein MLTAIKKDGTWITLPDKMPANVIDEWRKSAEYYCPCCKMEMTIKAGKVRIPHFAHKNSSSCRASSEPESAYHLMGKRKLFQWFLSHGFQVDLEAYLPEIKKRADILAVIGGNRYAIEFQCSVITEVEFMERTKAYQSIGIKPIWILAAKSLKRKSLYEFSLSRFHWLFVTGSFHHPFLWMYCPETDHLSVLKNLTPFTPRTVFAELTTASLKLLPPSRALPQNCFRFPFLPVWRYKRNGWSLHRVKTAWRCDPFFEGLYLHHISPATLPIEVGVPVRGMLLIETAPIEWQAWLYMDVFHEKRTGEKISMADIVHIFRKRSKKGEIKFRPLPLLHEKPIEYPVGQYIMLLEQFGYLSKLKEGVFIVEREFTLPFTSDQAQILEKSFYDKHKLMMEKRNIQYNQ from the coding sequence ATGCTAACTGCGATAAAGAAGGATGGGACATGGATTACGCTCCCTGATAAGATGCCGGCAAACGTGATTGATGAATGGAGAAAGTCAGCAGAATATTACTGTCCATGCTGCAAGATGGAAATGACCATCAAAGCGGGAAAAGTCAGGATCCCGCATTTCGCCCATAAAAATAGTTCGTCATGCCGCGCTTCTTCAGAACCGGAATCCGCCTATCATTTAATGGGAAAAAGAAAATTGTTTCAGTGGTTTTTATCACATGGTTTTCAAGTGGATCTAGAAGCCTACCTTCCCGAAATTAAGAAAAGGGCTGATATTTTAGCTGTGATAGGAGGTAATCGCTATGCAATAGAATTTCAATGCTCAGTTATCACCGAGGTTGAATTCATGGAAAGGACAAAAGCCTATCAAAGCATAGGCATCAAGCCAATTTGGATACTCGCTGCAAAAAGCTTGAAAAGGAAAAGTTTGTATGAATTCAGTTTATCCCGCTTCCACTGGCTCTTCGTCACCGGCAGCTTCCATCATCCTTTCCTTTGGATGTATTGCCCGGAAACCGATCATTTATCAGTATTGAAGAACCTCACTCCTTTTACCCCCAGAACCGTCTTTGCTGAATTGACAACAGCTTCTTTAAAGCTCCTTCCCCCTAGTCGGGCATTGCCCCAAAACTGCTTTCGATTCCCTTTTCTGCCTGTATGGAGATATAAACGAAATGGCTGGTCCCTCCATCGAGTCAAAACAGCATGGAGATGCGACCCTTTTTTCGAAGGGCTATATTTACATCATATTTCACCTGCGACACTTCCAATTGAAGTGGGTGTTCCCGTCAGGGGGATGCTGTTGATCGAAACTGCCCCGATCGAATGGCAGGCATGGTTATACATGGATGTGTTTCATGAGAAAAGAACAGGGGAAAAGATTTCTATGGCTGATATTGTCCATATTTTTAGAAAGCGTTCAAAAAAAGGGGAAATAAAGTTCAGACCGTTGCCATTGCTTCATGAAAAACCCATCGAGTATCCTGTAGGTCAATATATCATGCTTTTGGAGCAATTTGGTTATCTATCAAAGCTGAAAGAAGGGGTTTTTATAGTTGAAAGGGAATTTACCCTTCCCTTCACCAGTGATCAAGCTCAAATTTTGGAAAAAAGTTTCTATGATAAGCATAAATTGATGATGGAAAAGAGGAATATCCAGTATAATCAGTGA